The Sesamum indicum cultivar Zhongzhi No. 13 linkage group LG6, S_indicum_v1.0, whole genome shotgun sequence genomic interval ATTCCATCCATTTAACATGCAACGAAAAAAGGGagaaattttagaagaaacaTTGAACGAAAAAGCACAAATCTAAAAGAATAAGGGGAAACACACTGATCATCCCATATGTAAGCACACATACAACATTTCACATCAAAGTAACAGAATTCTTTTCTCTCACCAGATGACAAGACAAAAGTAAGGCCCATAATTCTACTTGATACTATTCTTGGcatgtatttaaatttgtcaaacTAATTCTTACCATGGCAAAGCAGGATCTTGGAAGTAATCATCAGAGCAAAAATCATTCACATGCTGCAAGCAGCTTTCGTTTGCATTTAGCCACGCTGGGAATTCCATGACTTCATCAAATGGAGAGTTCATAAAATGCTCACCATTCTGATTCTCGGGTTCAACTTCCATTGACTTCAAGACGTTGAACCACCATGCTGAATTTACCAAATTCAGGGTATCATTCCACTCCATCTGGTACTGCTCGCCGATTGACCTGATCTCAGCCATCTCCTTATCATCCATTGCAGTGTGAAAACCCAAATCCCCAAATTCTGCCACCTCAGCGGCCACAGAAGGTGGTGCACCCATGCAAGGAATTTCCTCAGTGGTGGCTGAAAGAGGAGAAGAGGTTGATGGGGATGAGGATGAGTAAATTGACGAAGGGTTGGGGCTGCAGTGGAAAGCGGTTGAGTCCAAGTTGGTAAAATCTTGAAGATTGAGATTCAGGCCAAGTGCTTGACTAGGGAGTGCAAAATCGAGATTTTCTTGGAcaagtggtggtggtggtggtgcaaTTGGAGAAATGGACCAAGAATAAGGAGGACAAAGACCAGGTGAGTAGGAGAAACTGTCCAGATAATTGGTGGGGAAATTATTCGAAATAGAAGAATTCGAAGCATAAATTCTTGGATTTCTCCTGGACTTCAATTTTGCTTCTTGTTCTAGACAAAGTTGATGAGATGAAGGTTCAAACGGCTGAATTTCAGGCCCTGATTCCATATGTTGCTGCTGTTGTTTCTCACTGGCTTGTTTCATTGCCGCTCTATGAAACTTCAGGGCAGTGACAATTTCTCTCCGGGCTTCAGCCATATTCAGCAGCCTTTCTTGGTAAGGCCTGCTGGTGTGAAGCCTTCTCCTGACTTGCTTTTTGTGCTGTTGAGGGGGCTGTTGGGATTTCTCTGGTTTCTGATCGGAGACTCCATCACAAGAATTTCTGCATAAACTTTGATTGTTCGAAATCCCTTCTCCCTCTAAATTTTCATGCTCTTTGGGATTTGGTGAATCTTTGGTTCTTGAAGAGGTTAATTGTTTAACAAGGCTACGAATGTAAGCACCTGACAAATGGGGTTCTTTCAGTTTTTCAAGCTTCTCAATTTCGAGTGCACCATTTCTAGACTTTGACGATGAAGATTTACCCCTCATCTTTCTTGAGCTAAAATTGTTCAGTTTAGCAGTTTGAATTTTCAGTAACTCAGAAGAAAATGGAAGGCTGGAAGGAGGAAAGAGAGCTGGTCTGGAACATCATGTTTTTCGCTTTTGGGGGGCCAAAGTACAGAATTCAGAGATCACAGGTCCGGATGGAGGGGGGCTCATGGGTGTTATAAATAGCTGGCAGCACACTCTAGggctttttaaaatattttggaattttgcCTATTTTGGCAAACAACTAGGTTGTTCCCACTTTTactattatattcttttttcatattttagtattttggcAAAAAGCTAACGAATGGTAGTTAGAAGAGGTTCCAGAGCTGATTCTGCCCTCTTACTGCAGCATATCATCTTCGATTAACTCTTCTTCAGCTTCTTGGCCTCCTTgtacaaattttcaattctaatTCTCGTGCAAGTAATTTAATCCTTAAAAGAATACTAAACATCAAAAGTTATGATTCAGTACCAAATGCCTATATGACATTACCTTGGTGTGCAGCTATGAATAAgatatattcaattatttcaagAACTTCGGAGCCAAATAACGCAGTAATTGAATATTAAGTT includes:
- the LOC105164851 gene encoding uncharacterized protein LOC105164851 — translated: MRGKSSSSKSRNGALEIEKLEKLKEPHLSGAYIRSLVKQLTSSRTKDSPNPKEHENLEGEGISNNQSLCRNSCDGVSDQKPEKSQQPPQQHKKQVRRRLHTSRPYQERLLNMAEARREIVTALKFHRAAMKQASEKQQQQHMESGPEIQPFEPSSHQLCLEQEAKLKSRRNPRIYASNSSISNNFPTNYLDSFSYSPGLCPPYSWSISPIAPPPPPLVQENLDFALPSQALGLNLNLQDFTNLDSTAFHCSPNPSSIYSSSSPSTSSPLSATTEEIPCMGAPPSVAAEVAEFGDLGFHTAMDDKEMAEIRSIGEQYQMEWNDTLNLVNSAWWFNVLKSMEVEPENQNGEHFMNSPFDEVMEFPAWLNANESCLQHVNDFCSDDYFQDPALPCMDIEEIEVMDGDWLA